A genomic segment from Janthinobacterium sp. 64 encodes:
- a CDS encoding flagellar biosynthetic protein FliR encodes MDQIFNQVLPFLLAVWWPFCRILAMLSASPVIGDGAVPVTVRILLSLVLAILMLPVMQASGISQDLLKIDPFSLYAIVATLEQAVIGFVLGLAFHFAMSVMSVLGYMVSSQVGFSMAVMNDPLNGTSSDVITGLLTIMCMIVFFAVDGHLVLTGVIGASFKAWPVGQGYAPLLLQTVAYNVAWIFAAAMLLALPIVFSTMVVQLGFGFLNRVAPSLNLFSLGFSMITVFGLLMLGQIVRFIPEHYIAMTNRVLDMIAEQMRVAHG; translated from the coding sequence ATGGATCAGATTTTCAATCAGGTGCTGCCGTTTCTGCTGGCCGTGTGGTGGCCGTTCTGCCGCATCCTGGCCATGCTCAGCGCCTCGCCCGTGATCGGCGACGGCGCCGTGCCCGTCACCGTGCGCATCCTGCTGTCGCTGGTGCTGGCGATCCTGATGCTGCCCGTGATGCAGGCCTCGGGCATCTCGCAGGACTTGTTGAAAATCGATCCATTTTCCCTGTACGCCATCGTCGCCACCCTGGAGCAGGCCGTCATCGGTTTCGTCCTTGGCCTGGCCTTCCACTTCGCCATGTCGGTGATGTCGGTGCTCGGCTACATGGTGTCGAGCCAGGTGGGCTTTTCCATGGCCGTCATGAACGATCCACTCAACGGCACCTCGTCGGACGTCATCACGGGCCTGCTCACCATCATGTGCATGATCGTCTTCTTTGCCGTCGACGGCCATCTGGTGCTGACGGGCGTGATCGGCGCCAGTTTCAAGGCCTGGCCCGTGGGGCAGGGCTATGCCCCGCTGCTGCTGCAGACGGTGGCGTACAACGTGGCGTGGATCTTCGCCGCCGCCATGCTGCTGGCCTTGCCCATCGTCTTTTCCACCATGGTGGTACAACTGGGCTTCGGCTTCCTGAACCGCGTGGCGCCGTCGCTGAACCTGTTTTCGCTGGGCTTTTCCATGATCACCGTGTTCGGCCTGCTGATGCTGGGGCAGATCGTGCGTTTTATTCCCGAGCACTACATCGCCATGACGAACCGCGTGCTCGACATGATCGCCGAACAGATGCGGGTGGCCCATGGCTGA